One segment of Methylotenera versatilis 79 DNA contains the following:
- a CDS encoding xanthine dehydrogenase family protein molybdopterin-binding subunit codes for MNAPLKTPLNISRRTFIKAGVLVVGGLVIAFSIPHAKRFLMPGSVADTTADAAKDATKLPTPNAYLRIGTDNTITVMLAHSEMGQGIWTTLPMLIAEELDADWSKIKVEHASAAPEYIHTAYGIQITGGSSTTWSEFDRYRQAGALTRALLISAAAEKLGVPADSIKTENGFAISGDKKISYGDLAEAAAKLETPKAITLKEPKDWKIIGKATKRLDGPEKINGTAIFGQDIQFDGLMTAMVARSPVFGGTVKTFDATAAKQIKGVRQVVQVPTGVAVIADNYWAAKKGREALKVDWDLGENASLDSKALLAEYKKMAATTGLIAAKAGDNKTAMAKAEKFVEAEYALPYLAHSPMEPLNCSVKIEKDGCEIWTGTQMQGTDQTAAAKILGLKPEQVKIHTLFLGGGFGRRANPAADFVSEAVQVAKAAGVPVKTVWSREDDVKGGYYRPMFVHKAKIALDTNGMPSAWEHVAVGQSIMLGTPFEAFQIKDGIDATSVEGTADSPYLKNIPNYQVSLHTAKTKVPVLWWRSVGHSHTAFVMESLIDELAHTVKKDPLDYRRELLKGHPRHLAALNLAAEKADWNKPLPKGVFRGVAVHESFGSFVAQIAEVSVNEGEVKVHRMVSAIDCGLAVNPDSLKAQIESSVSFGLGAALQSEITFKDGMVEQSNFHDYQVMRMGNMPKVEVYIVQSTEKMGGVGEPGLPPVAPAVTNAIFAATGKRIRTLPIGNQLA; via the coding sequence ATGAATGCACCTTTAAAAACTCCGTTAAATATTTCAAGACGTACTTTCATTAAAGCTGGCGTGCTGGTGGTTGGCGGCTTAGTGATTGCCTTCTCAATCCCGCATGCCAAACGCTTTTTGATGCCAGGCTCTGTGGCAGATACAACAGCAGACGCGGCGAAAGATGCGACAAAACTACCCACGCCAAATGCTTATTTGCGTATCGGAACTGACAACACGATTACTGTCATGCTTGCACACAGCGAGATGGGACAAGGCATTTGGACAACATTGCCTATGCTGATCGCTGAAGAACTGGATGCAGACTGGAGCAAAATCAAAGTGGAACATGCTTCTGCTGCGCCAGAATATATTCATACCGCTTATGGCATTCAAATCACTGGTGGCTCTTCTACCACTTGGTCTGAATTTGATCGTTACCGTCAAGCTGGCGCGCTGACTCGCGCACTATTAATCAGCGCTGCGGCTGAGAAATTGGGCGTTCCTGCTGACAGCATTAAAACGGAGAATGGCTTTGCAATTAGTGGCGATAAAAAAATCAGTTATGGTGATTTAGCCGAAGCTGCAGCTAAACTGGAAACGCCAAAAGCCATTACGTTGAAAGAGCCTAAAGATTGGAAGATTATTGGCAAAGCCACTAAACGTTTAGATGGCCCAGAAAAGATAAATGGTACCGCGATATTCGGTCAAGATATTCAGTTCGATGGCTTGATGACAGCGATGGTTGCGCGTTCACCCGTATTTGGCGGAACTGTTAAAACGTTTGATGCAACGGCTGCTAAACAAATTAAAGGTGTGCGCCAAGTGGTGCAAGTGCCGACTGGTGTAGCGGTAATAGCAGATAATTATTGGGCTGCGAAAAAAGGCCGTGAAGCGCTAAAAGTAGATTGGGATTTAGGCGAAAATGCCAGCCTTGATTCAAAAGCTCTGCTGGCAGAATACAAAAAAATGGCTGCAACAACAGGGTTAATCGCAGCGAAAGCAGGTGACAATAAAACCGCTATGGCTAAAGCAGAAAAATTCGTTGAAGCCGAATACGCATTGCCTTATTTAGCACACTCGCCAATGGAGCCGCTGAACTGTTCAGTAAAAATTGAAAAAGATGGTTGCGAGATTTGGACTGGCACGCAAATGCAAGGTACGGATCAAACAGCTGCGGCAAAAATATTGGGCTTAAAACCTGAGCAAGTCAAAATCCATACTTTATTCTTGGGCGGTGGTTTTGGCCGCCGCGCCAATCCTGCAGCCGACTTTGTATCAGAAGCTGTGCAAGTCGCCAAAGCGGCAGGCGTACCTGTGAAAACGGTATGGAGCCGCGAAGATGATGTGAAAGGCGGTTATTACCGCCCTATGTTTGTACACAAAGCCAAAATAGCATTGGATACAAATGGCATGCCGTCTGCTTGGGAGCATGTAGCTGTCGGCCAATCCATTATGTTAGGTACACCGTTTGAAGCGTTTCAAATTAAAGATGGCATTGATGCGACGTCTGTAGAAGGCACTGCGGATTCGCCTTATTTAAAAAACATCCCTAATTATCAAGTGAGCTTGCACACTGCCAAAACTAAAGTACCTGTACTCTGGTGGCGTTCAGTTGGCCACAGCCATACTGCGTTTGTGATGGAAAGTTTGATTGATGAACTTGCACATACAGTGAAAAAAGACCCGCTAGATTATCGCCGTGAATTGCTAAAAGGTCATCCACGCCATTTAGCGGCACTTAATTTAGCCGCTGAAAAAGCCGATTGGAATAAACCACTGCCAAAAGGCGTATTCCGCGGCGTTGCTGTGCATGAATCGTTTGGCAGTTTTGTGGCACAGATTGCAGAAGTTTCTGTCAATGAAGGCGAAGTTAAAGTACATCGTATGGTTTCTGCCATTGATTGCGGCCTTGCAGTAAACCCAGACTCTCTGAAAGCACAGATCGAATCATCTGTTTCATTTGGTTTAGGCGCTGCTCTGCAAAGCGAAATCACTTTTAAAGATGGCATGGTTGAGCAATCTAACTTCCACGATTATCAAGTGATGCGTATGGGCAATATGCCTAAAGTAGAGGTGTATATCGTGCAAAGCACTGAAAAAATGGGCGGCGTTGGTGAGCCAGGTTTACCACCTGTCGCGCCTGCGGTGACCAATGCGATTTTCGCGGCAACGGGTAAGCGTATTCGTACGCTGCCGATTGGGAATCAATTGGCTTAA
- a CDS encoding (2Fe-2S)-binding protein yields MITLNINGKDQSLDVSDDMPILWALRDAAHLTGTKFGCGMAQCGACTVHLDGQAIRSCITPISAAAGKKITTIEQMQNDKVGQVVQAAWKEIDVVQCGYCQSGQIMSATALLSTNTKPTDADIDAAMSGNICRCGTYPRIRAAIHNAASKLA; encoded by the coding sequence ATGATTACTTTAAATATTAACGGCAAAGACCAATCGCTTGATGTGTCAGATGATATGCCGATTTTATGGGCATTAAGAGATGCCGCACATCTGACTGGTACTAAATTCGGCTGTGGCATGGCGCAATGTGGCGCTTGTACTGTGCATCTGGATGGCCAAGCCATACGTTCGTGCATCACGCCAATTAGCGCAGCGGCTGGTAAAAAAATCACCACCATTGAACAGATGCAAAACGATAAAGTCGGCCAAGTTGTGCAAGCAGCATGGAAAGAGATTGACGTTGTGCAATGTGGTTATTGTCAGTCTGGCCAAATCATGTCGGCCACAGCGTTGCTTTCTACCAATACAAAACCGACTGATGCAGACATCGATGCAGCGATGAGCGGCAATATTTGTCGTTGTGGTACTTATCCGCGCATTCGCGCCGCCATACACAATGCTGCAAGCAAGTTAGCTTAA